The following are encoded in a window of Panicum virgatum strain AP13 chromosome 5N, P.virgatum_v5, whole genome shotgun sequence genomic DNA:
- the LOC120674284 gene encoding serine/threonine-protein kinase ATM-like: MRANKEVSLTIIEVFIHDPLYKWALSPLKALQRQKETDDTDSCLDDSQEAYEGNKDAARAILRVKQKLDGYEDGEMRSVQGQVQQLIQDAVDVDRLCQMFPGWGPWL; this comes from the exons ATGAGGGCAAATAAAGAAGTGTCGCTCACTATTATCGAA GTTTTTATTCATGATCCTCTATATAAATGGGCACTCTCACCACTGAAAGCTTTACAGCGTCAAAAG GAAACAGATGATACTGACTCATGTTTGGATGACTCTCAAGAGGCTTACGAGGGCAACAAGGATGCAGCTCGTGCTATACTCCGTGTTAAACAGAAGCTGGATGGGTACGAAGATGGTGAGATGAGAAGCGTGCAGGGCCAG GTCCAACAACTCATACAGGATGCAGTAGATGTCGATCGGTTGTGCCAAATGTTTCCTGGTTGGGGACCTTGGTTGTAA
- the LOC120674557 gene encoding serine/threonine-protein kinase ATM-like, whose protein sequence is MSEKDKRRAFLKICNNFRPVMHHFFLERFLLPADWFQSRLAYTRSVAASSMVGYIVGLGDRHSMNILIDQDTAEVVHIDLGVAFEQGLMLKTPERVPFRLTRDIIDGMGVTGVEGVFRRCCEKTLSSHLTQG, encoded by the exons ATGAGT GAGAAGGACAAAAGGAGGGCATTTCTTAAAATCTGCAACAACTTCAG GCCTGTAATGCACCACTTCTTTCTCGAGAGATTCTTGCTGCCCGCTGATTGGTTCCAAAGTAGACTTGCTTACACAAGAAGTGTGGCAGCAAGCTCAATG GTAGGATACATCGTGGGACTTGGGGATCGCCATTCCATGAATATTCTAATTGACCAAGACACAGCCGAGGTTGTACACATTGATCTTGGTGTTGCATTTGAACAGGGTCTCATGCTTAAAACACCTGAACGG GTTCCATTTCGACTGACAAGGGACATTATAGATGGCATGGGCGTTACTGGTGTTGAAGGTGTGTTTAGAAGATGCTGTGAGAAAACTCTCTCa agtcatctaactcaagggtag